From the genome of Rhizobium sp. ZPR4:
CGGCTGGTCGATGAAGGCCAGCACCACGTATTTCGGGTTATTCATTGGGAACGCCGCCAGGAACGAATTGAAACTGAGCTTGTGCGAATAAACGCCGTGAATGACCTTGTTTGCGGTGCCGGTCTTCCCGCCGACATGATAGCCGGGGACGTCGGCGGCTCTGCCGGTACCCTGCTCGCCATTGAGACGGAAGAGGTAGCGGATCGTGTCGCTGGTGCTCTTCTTGACGATCATCGTTTCGGTCTTTTCCGCCTCTTCCTGTGTGCGCGGAAGGAAGGAAGGCTCGATCAGCTTGCCGCCGTCAATGAGAGCTGCGCCGGCGACGGCGGTCTGCATCGGCGTAGTGGCGACGCCGTGGCCGAAGGCTATGGTTATGGAGTTGAGCTTCTTCCAGACTTTTGGCTGGCTGGGCGCTTTCACCTCGGGCAGTTCCGTCTGCATCTTCGTCAATAGCCCGAAGCGGGTCAGATAGGACTTCTGGATAGTCATGCCCACCTTGTCCATCATCTTGGCTGTGCCGATGTTGGACGAATAGCGGAAGATTTCCGGGATAGACAGAACACGCCGCGGCACGTCGCGGTCATCATGGATGGTGAAGCCGCCATAATGCAGGGGAGCGCTGGCGTCGAAAGTGTCCGTCAGCTTGACCATGCCCGTGTCGATGGCCATCGCGATCGAGAAGGTCTTGAACACCGAGCCCATTTCGTCGGTGCCGTTCGACATGCGATTCAGCCAGCCTTTGACATCCCCCTGCGGATCGTTCGGGTCGAAATCCGGGGCCGAGGCCATGGCCAGCACTTCGCCGGTGTGGATGTCGAGGATGACGGCGCCGGCCGCCTGACTCTGGTAGCGGCCGATCGCGTCCGACACCACGTCGTGAACGACGCTCTGTACACGCAGGTCGATCGACAGTCGCACCGGCTCCAGCTGGTCGCGGCTCGTCAGGCCCGTGGAAGCGAGATCCGACAGGCCCTGCATGTCGAGATATTTCTCCATCCCGGCGACGCCGTGATTGTCGATATCGACATAGCCGAGAATATGCGCGGCGGTGCGCCCTCCCGGATAGAAGCGCTTGACCTCAGGCCGAAACCCGATCGCCGGGATGCCGAGCGCCAGGATCTCGCTCTGTTCCTTCGGCGTCAGCTGCCGACGCAGCCAGGCAAAATGCGAGCGGCGGTCGGAAAGCTTTTTATAGAGTGACTTGCGGTCGATATCGGGAAAGATCGAGGCGATTTTCTCCACAGCCTCGTCCGGATCGACCACGCGGTTGGGCTCGGCAAACATCGAGACGGTACGGATATCGGTCGCAAGCAATTCGCCGTTTCTGTCGACGATATCCGGCCGCGCGGCGCTGATATGATCCGGCGGAATCGCCGACGTGTCGGTCCTCGGCTCCATATCGAAATAGGTAAGCCTAGCGAAGATCGCCACATAGCAGACCACCAGCCCACCTGCGAGCATCATGATGCGGGCTTTGGCGAGCTTGGCTTTACCGGTGGCACGCACCGGCGGTCGCTCGCGTCCCCCTGGACCGAAGGTGATTCTGATGAGGCGACCGCTATTTGCGCTGAGGGCGTGGATGATCGACATGAACGATTATTCGCAAAAACTGGGAAGGCGGATTTGCCTCTCGATTAACAATCTTTAAACGCAAGATGGTTAACAGGAGTCTAATTATAAGTTCTTCTTACTAACGTTGTGCTTGAAGGCGCGCCTCGCGCTTTGCGCGCATAGCAGCTGCAGGCGAGGTGGCCTTGCCGGAATATGCCTGCGTCAGGATTCCTTGGATGCGGCTCGGAGCGTGAGCTGCTCGGCACCCTGAGATCGAGCCAGAGCCTCAAGCTCCTCATAAAGCGATTCCGCAAAGCTGCGCAGCACGGTCAGCTCGAAATCGTTCATACCGATGCGCGTGAGCTGCACAGAGATATGACCGAAAAGCGTCATGGCACTGCCTCCTTCCGGGAAGCTCGATGGATGCAGGTCGACCGCCGTGCCTTTGTTGAGCATCCGGGCAGCGTTCAGGCCGGAAACGAGGATACGGATACGGCCGTGGCTTTGGTCGCAGATGAAGGCGCGGCCTGTCAGGGCGTCGGCAAGCGCCTGTCTTTGGGATTCAGCGAGCTGCTCATTGCCGGCGATGAACCATTGCCGGTATCCCGCTGGGCGTACGGAACTTTGCCTAAGGCCGGCCGCCAGAAGATGGGTGACAATCTCTTCGCTCGTGGTCGCGCCCATCACATGCAGAAGGTGACCTTCGGGCTGGGCCTCCAGCCGGATGGTTCCGCCCTGCAAAACGGCCTTGCCGGCAAGCACCGGCTTCGATGTCGGCAAATCAGGCATGGAGTTTCTCGTTCTGAGGGTCGATGAAGACGGGACTGCAGATCACCGCATCCGTGAATTCGTTTCTAAGGCCGTTCCAGACGATGATCTTCTCACCGATGCGCTCCGGGCCGCTCTTGATGAGGGCGAGCCCGATCGTATGGCCAAGGCTCGGCGAAAAGGCGCTCGATGTCACGTAGCCCTGGTCGTTTTCGAGCGTCGCGGCCGCGCCTTCCGCCAGGATATGGGCGCCGGTGCGGAAACTGGTTGCCGGGTTGACCGGTTTGACGCCGACGAGGCGAGGCCGGTCAGCTGCCTGCAGGCCTTCGCGTTGAAGCATCGCTTTGCCGATGAAATCGGGCTTCGTTGCCGAAACCATGCGGGCAAAGCCAAGATCATCAGGCGTTACCGTGCCGTTGATCTCGGCATGGGTGACGTGGCCCTTCTCGATGCGGAGCACGCCAAGCGCCTCGGCTCCATAGGCACAGATCTCGTGGCTTTGGCCCGTCAGCATGATGGCGTCGGCAACCGATTCGCCGTAGGCTGCGGGCACGCCGAGCTCATAGGCGAGTTCGCCGGAGAAGGATATGCGGAAGAGGCGACCCTGGAGCTTACCGCCGAACAGGGAGACCGCGCGTGCGCTCATGAACGGGAAAGCCGCGTCGGAAATGTCGTCATCGACAATTTCGGAGAGGATCGCCCGGGATTTCGGGCCGGCCACCGCCATCTGTGCCCATTGATCGGTCGACGATGCAAAATAGACGTCCAGCTCGGGCCACAGCGTCTGGGCGCAGAATTCTAGATGCGTCAGCACGCCGGCCGCGAGCGCCGTCGTCGTGGTCATGAAGAAATGGTCTTCGCTCAAGCGGCTGGTCGTGCCGTCGTCATAGATCATGCCGTCTTCGCGCAGCATGATGCCGTAGCGCGCCTTGCCGACGGAAAGCTTGGCAAAGCCGTTGCAATAGATGCGGTCGAGGAAGGTTGACGCATCCTTGCCGAAGATCTCGATCTTGCCGAGCGTCGAGACGTCGCAGATCCCGGCATTCCTGCGGATGTTCAAAACTTCGCGATCCACGCTTTCGCGCCAGGTCTTTTCGCCGTCCCGCGGAAACCAGGAGGAGCGGTACCAGAGGCCGGTCTCGACGAAGACCGCGCCGTTTTTCTTCGCCCATGCATGCAAGGGGGATTTGCGTGCCGGCTGGAAATGCTTAGCCCGCGAAGTACCTGTCAGCGCGCCGAAGGAAACAGGCGTATAGAAGGGCCGGAACGTCGTGGTCCCGACCTCGGCCGGCGAGACGCCGCGAGCCTCGGCGAGAATGCCGATGGCGTTGATATTGGAAAGCTTGCCCTGGTCCGTCGCCATGCCGTTCGTCGTATAGCGCTTGGCAAGCTCGACATCGCCATAGCCCTCACGCACGGCGAGACCAAGGTCTTTCAAGTGAACGTCATTCTGATAGTCGACGAAAGCCTTGCCCTTGCCGCCTTTGACGTACCATAGCGGCGTGGCAGTGGGTGATGTTTCCTCTGCTGAAACAAAGGCGGGGTCAACCTTGCCAAAGCCGATTGCCTCCAATGCCTCGGCGGCCTTGCGTGCTCCGTCGCTAAGGCAAATCTCGGTGGAGGCAAGGCCTGCCGCGGAGCCGGCAATCAGCAAGCCATCCTGTCTTTCCGGCACGAGGAAGGCTCCGTGTTTTTCCGACCAGACCGGCCTTGCGCCGCGATGGCAGGCGAGATGGATGATCGGGCTCCAGCCGCCGGACATGGCCAGAGCATCGGCATCAATCTCCTGCGTACCCGATCCGCTCGCAATGCTGACCCCACGCACCTGCTTTCTGCCAAGCGCGTCGATGATGCATGCGCCGGTCAGCACCCGAGCCTTGCCGTTCCAATCTTCGCCGCCATTACCGCGCGTATCGACGACGGCGGCCACCTCCATACCTGCCGCCTCAAGATCAGCAGCGGTCCGGTAGCCGGAACTGTTGGTCGTGAAGATAACGGTACGCTTGCCGGGAGCGACCGCTTGCCTGTTCAGATAGCTGCGCATGGCGCCAGCCATCATCACGCCTGGAATATCGTTGCCGCCGAAGACGAGCGGCCGCTCCTCGGCACCGGTCGCAAGGATCGCCTGCTTGGCGATGATGCGCCAGAGGCGTTCGACCGGCTGACGCGGGTCGGGCGTTGCCACATGCTTCTGGACACGCTCGACCGCGCCGAAG
Proteins encoded in this window:
- a CDS encoding sarcosine oxidase subunit alpha family protein, whose amino-acid sequence is MSSYRLSSGGRIDRAKTIAFSFDGKDLTGHPGDTLASALLANGIQLVGRSFKYHRPRGILTAGAAEPNALVTTGTGGRTEANTRATMIELHDRLIARSQNRWPSLGFDVGAVNGLLSPFLSAGFYYKTFMWPAAFWEKIYEPLIRKAAGLGKASYEADPDSYEKCWAHCDLLIIGAGPTGLAAALTAGRAGARVILADEGFELGGSLLSEPSSSLKEMLVELNGLPNVQCLPRTTVIGWYDDNVFGAVERVQKHVATPDPRQPVERLWRIIAKQAILATGAEERPLVFGGNDIPGVMMAGAMRSYLNRQAVAPGKRTVIFTTNSSGYRTAADLEAAGMEVAAVVDTRGNGGEDWNGKARVLTGACIIDALGRKQVRGVSIASGSGTQEIDADALAMSGGWSPIIHLACHRGARPVWSEKHGAFLVPERQDGLLIAGSAAGLASTEICLSDGARKAAEALEAIGFGKVDPAFVSAEETSPTATPLWYVKGGKGKAFVDYQNDVHLKDLGLAVREGYGDVELAKRYTTNGMATDQGKLSNINAIGILAEARGVSPAEVGTTTFRPFYTPVSFGALTGTSRAKHFQPARKSPLHAWAKKNGAVFVETGLWYRSSWFPRDGEKTWRESVDREVLNIRRNAGICDVSTLGKIEIFGKDASTFLDRIYCNGFAKLSVGKARYGIMLREDGMIYDDGTTSRLSEDHFFMTTTTALAAGVLTHLEFCAQTLWPELDVYFASSTDQWAQMAVAGPKSRAILSEIVDDDISDAAFPFMSARAVSLFGGKLQGRLFRISFSGELAYELGVPAAYGESVADAIMLTGQSHEICAYGAEALGVLRIEKGHVTHAEINGTVTPDDLGFARMVSATKPDFIGKAMLQREGLQAADRPRLVGVKPVNPATSFRTGAHILAEGAAATLENDQGYVTSSAFSPSLGHTIGLALIKSGPERIGEKIIVWNGLRNEFTDAVICSPVFIDPQNEKLHA
- a CDS encoding sarcosine oxidase subunit gamma family protein — its product is MPDLPTSKPVLAGKAVLQGGTIRLEAQPEGHLLHVMGATTSEEIVTHLLAAGLRQSSVRPAGYRQWFIAGNEQLAESQRQALADALTGRAFICDQSHGRIRILVSGLNAARMLNKGTAVDLHPSSFPEGGSAMTLFGHISVQLTRIGMNDFELTVLRSFAESLYEELEALARSQGAEQLTLRAASKES
- a CDS encoding penicillin-binding protein 2 encodes the protein MSIIHALSANSGRLIRITFGPGGRERPPVRATGKAKLAKARIMMLAGGLVVCYVAIFARLTYFDMEPRTDTSAIPPDHISAARPDIVDRNGELLATDIRTVSMFAEPNRVVDPDEAVEKIASIFPDIDRKSLYKKLSDRRSHFAWLRRQLTPKEQSEILALGIPAIGFRPEVKRFYPGGRTAAHILGYVDIDNHGVAGMEKYLDMQGLSDLASTGLTSRDQLEPVRLSIDLRVQSVVHDVVSDAIGRYQSQAAGAVILDIHTGEVLAMASAPDFDPNDPQGDVKGWLNRMSNGTDEMGSVFKTFSIAMAIDTGMVKLTDTFDASAPLHYGGFTIHDDRDVPRRVLSIPEIFRYSSNIGTAKMMDKVGMTIQKSYLTRFGLLTKMQTELPEVKAPSQPKVWKKLNSITIAFGHGVATTPMQTAVAGAALIDGGKLIEPSFLPRTQEEAEKTETMIVKKSTSDTIRYLFRLNGEQGTGRAADVPGYHVGGKTGTANKVIHGVYSHKLSFNSFLAAFPMNNPKYVVLAFIDQPLTGVHNLNLAAETAAPMVHDIIGRAAPLLGVEPDFGSNLLAAY